Proteins encoded by one window of Arabidopsis thaliana chromosome 2, partial sequence:
- a CDS encoding aluminum activated malate transporter family protein (Aluminium activated malate transporter family protein; INVOLVED IN: response to aluminum ion; EXPRESSED IN: embryo, sepal, male gametophyte, flower, seed; EXPRESSED DURING: 6 growth stages; CONTAINS InterPro DOMAIN/s: Malate transporter, aliminium toerance (InterPro:IPR020966); BEST Arabidopsis thaliana protein match is: Aluminium activated malate transporter family protein (TAIR:AT1G08440.1); Has 441 Blast hits to 439 proteins in 67 species: Archae - 0; Bacteria - 64; Metazoa - 0; Fungi - 6; Plants - 353; Viruses - 0; Other Eukaryotes - 18 (source: NCBI BLink).), with translation MEKVREIVREGRRVAKEDPRRVVHSFKVGLVLALVSSFYYYQPLYDSFGVNAMWAVMTVVVVFEFSVGATLGKGLNRVAATLFAGGLGIGAHHLASMSGPTGEPILLAVFVFVQAALSTFVRFFPRVKARYDYSLLIFILTFALISVSGFREEQVVKLTHKRISTVIIGGLSCVIISIFVCPVWAGQDLHSLIASNFEKLSFFLLGNSFHYVSSDLNSITLLRKIKSWRLADFGDKYCEVVENDGAKEVDKRKKDFDNYKSVLNSKSNEESLANFAKWEPGHGQFRFRHPWKQYLAVGELIRQCAYRIHALNSYLNADNQVSVDIKKKLGEPLRRMSLESGKAMKEMSISLKKMTKPSSSDLHVQNAKSACKSLTNLLNSGILKEVEPLELVSLLTAISLLIDIINLTEKILESLHELATAAKFKNKIEHPLFSEKPKAKSFVSVRSIKCHDDHVVIIIEDDGNNDDTSKNDNGSKEVSIHEKHEDDDTHVDARCVSCGHTSVCVK, from the exons ATGGAAAAAGTGAGAGAGATTGTGAGAGAAGGGAGAAGAGTGGCAAAAGAAGACCCGAGGAGAGTAGTTCACTCGTTCAAAGTGGGTCTGGTTCTTGCCTTAGTCTCTTCCTTCTACTATTACCAACCTCTCTACGACAGCTTCGGTGTTAATGCAATGTGGGCTGTTATGACGGTTGTTGTCGTCTTCGAGTTCTCTGTTG gGGCCACGCTTGGTAAAGGACTTAACAGAGTGGCGGCAACACTATTTGCGGGGGGACTTGGAATCGGAGCTCATCACCTGGCCAGCATGTCTGGTCCGACAGGAGAACCCATTCTTCTCGcagtctttgtctttgtacaag cTGCGTTGTCGACGTTTGTGAGGTTCTTCCCGCGGGTGAAGGCTAGATACGATTACAGTCTGCTGATATTCATACTCACCTTTGCGTTGATATCAGTGTCGGGGTTCAGAGAAGAGCAGGTTGTAAAGCTGACCCATAAGAGAATTTCCACAGTGATCATAGGAGGACTAAGTTGCGTCATTATCTCCATCTTTGTCTGCCCTGTTTGGGCCGGCCAAGATCTTCATTCACTCATAGCCTCTAACTTTGAGAAActctcatttttcttgttaggTAACTCCTTTCATTATGTTTCTTCTGATTTGAACAGTATAACTCTTTTAAG aaagattaaaaGTTGGAGATTGGCAGATTTTGGGGACAAGTATTGTGAAGTGGTAGAAAATGATGGCGCCAAAGAGGTTGACAAACGAAAAAAGGATTTTGACAACTATAAAAGTGTTCTCAACTCAAAAAGCAATGAAGAATCTTTG GCTAATTTTGCAAAATGGGAACCTGGTCACGGCCAATTCAGATTCCGGCATCCTTGGAAACAATACCTAGCTGTCGGTGAATTAATCCGACAATGTGCTTACCGAATTCATGCCCTGAATTCATATCTTAATGCAGATAATCAG GTTTCAGttgatattaaaaagaaactagGAGAACCATTGAGAAGAATGAGTTTGGAGTCCGGCAAAGCGATGAAAGAAATGTCAATTTCGTTAAAGAAAATGACTaaaccatcttcttctgatcTTCATGTCCAAAACGCAAAATCTGCCTGTAAATCACTCACCAACTTACTTAATTCAGGCATCTTGAAAGAAGTTGAGCCTCTAGAATTGGTCTCCCTTCTGACCGCGATCTCCTTGCTCATCGATATTATAAACCTAACAGAGAAAATCTTGGAATCCCTACATGAACTAGCAACCGCTGCAAAATTTAAGAACAAGATTGAACATCCTTTGTTTTCCGAGAAACCAAAAGCCaaaagctttgttagtgtcCGATCGATCAAATGTCATGATGATCATGTGGTCATAATTATTGAAGATGATGGTAATAATGATGACacatcaaaaaatgataatgGCTCGAAGGAGGTTTCGATCCATGAGAAACATGAAGACGATGATACGCATGTAGACGCAAGATGTGTTTCATGTGGTCACACAAGCGTTTGTGTGAAATAA
- a CDS encoding aluminum activated malate transporter family protein produces MEKVREIVREGRRVAKEDPRRVVHSFKVGLVLALVSSFYYYQPLYDSFGVNAMWAVMTVVVVFEFSVGATLGKGLNRVAATLFAGGLGIGAHHLASMSGPTGEPILLAVFVFVQAALSTFVRFFPRVKARYDYSLLIFILTFALISVSGFREEQVVKLTHKRISTVIIGGLSCVIISIFVCPVWAGQDLHSLIASNFEKLSFFLLDFGDKYCEVVENDGAKEVDKRKKDFDNYKSVLNSKSNEESLANFAKWEPGHGQFRFRHPWKQYLAVGELIRQCAYRIHALNSYLNADNQVSVDIKKKLGEPLRRMSLESGKAMKEMSISLKKMTKPSSSDLHVQNAKSACKSLTNLLNSGILKEVEPLELVSLLTAISLLIDIINLTEKILESLHELATAAKFKNKIEHPLFSEKPKAKSFVSVRSIKCHDDHVVIIIEDDGNNDDTSKNDNGSKEVSIHEKHEDDDTHVDARCVSCGHTSVCVK; encoded by the exons ATGGAAAAAGTGAGAGAGATTGTGAGAGAAGGGAGAAGAGTGGCAAAAGAAGACCCGAGGAGAGTAGTTCACTCGTTCAAAGTGGGTCTGGTTCTTGCCTTAGTCTCTTCCTTCTACTATTACCAACCTCTCTACGACAGCTTCGGTGTTAATGCAATGTGGGCTGTTATGACGGTTGTTGTCGTCTTCGAGTTCTCTGTTG gGGCCACGCTTGGTAAAGGACTTAACAGAGTGGCGGCAACACTATTTGCGGGGGGACTTGGAATCGGAGCTCATCACCTGGCCAGCATGTCTGGTCCGACAGGAGAACCCATTCTTCTCGcagtctttgtctttgtacaag cTGCGTTGTCGACGTTTGTGAGGTTCTTCCCGCGGGTGAAGGCTAGATACGATTACAGTCTGCTGATATTCATACTCACCTTTGCGTTGATATCAGTGTCGGGGTTCAGAGAAGAGCAGGTTGTAAAGCTGACCCATAAGAGAATTTCCACAGTGATCATAGGAGGACTAAGTTGCGTCATTATCTCCATCTTTGTCTGCCCTGTTTGGGCCGGCCAAGATCTTCATTCACTCATAGCCTCTAACTTTGAGAAActctcatttttcttgttag ATTTTGGGGACAAGTATTGTGAAGTGGTAGAAAATGATGGCGCCAAAGAGGTTGACAAACGAAAAAAGGATTTTGACAACTATAAAAGTGTTCTCAACTCAAAAAGCAATGAAGAATCTTTG GCTAATTTTGCAAAATGGGAACCTGGTCACGGCCAATTCAGATTCCGGCATCCTTGGAAACAATACCTAGCTGTCGGTGAATTAATCCGACAATGTGCTTACCGAATTCATGCCCTGAATTCATATCTTAATGCAGATAATCAG GTTTCAGttgatattaaaaagaaactagGAGAACCATTGAGAAGAATGAGTTTGGAGTCCGGCAAAGCGATGAAAGAAATGTCAATTTCGTTAAAGAAAATGACTaaaccatcttcttctgatcTTCATGTCCAAAACGCAAAATCTGCCTGTAAATCACTCACCAACTTACTTAATTCAGGCATCTTGAAAGAAGTTGAGCCTCTAGAATTGGTCTCCCTTCTGACCGCGATCTCCTTGCTCATCGATATTATAAACCTAACAGAGAAAATCTTGGAATCCCTACATGAACTAGCAACCGCTGCAAAATTTAAGAACAAGATTGAACATCCTTTGTTTTCCGAGAAACCAAAAGCCaaaagctttgttagtgtcCGATCGATCAAATGTCATGATGATCATGTGGTCATAATTATTGAAGATGATGGTAATAATGATGACacatcaaaaaatgataatgGCTCGAAGGAGGTTTCGATCCATGAGAAACATGAAGACGATGATACGCATGTAGACGCAAGATGTGTTTCATGTGGTCACACAAGCGTTTGTGTGAAATAA
- the CLV3 gene encoding CLAVATA3 (CLAVATA3 (CLV3); Has 35333 Blast hits to 34131 proteins in 2444 species: Archae - 798; Bacteria - 22429; Metazoa - 974; Fungi - 991; Plants - 531; Viruses - 0; Other Eukaryotes - 9610 (source: NCBI BLink).), with product MDSYKSQHNFFLLFTISPDLTQAHAHVQGLSNRKMMMMKMESEWVGANGEAEKAKTKGLGLHEELRTVPSGPDPLHHHVNPPRQPRNNFQLP from the exons ATGGATTCTTATAAGTCTcaacataacttttttttgttatttactaTTTCACCAGATCTCACTCAAGCTCATGCTCACGTTCAAGGACTTTCCAACCGCAAG atgatgatgatgaaaatggaAAGTGAATGGGTTGGAGCAAATGGAGAAGCAGAGAAGGCAAAGACGAAGGGTTTAGGACTACATGAAGAGTTAAGGACTGTTCCTTCGGGACCTGACCCGTTGCACCATCATGTGAACCCACCAAGACAGCCAAGAAACAACTTTCAGCTCCCTTGA
- the CLV3 gene encoding CLAVATA3 (CLAVATA3 (CLV3); Has 30201 Blast hits to 17322 proteins in 780 species: Archae - 12; Bacteria - 1396; Metazoa - 17338; Fungi - 3422; Plants - 5037; Viruses - 0; Other Eukaryotes - 2996 (source: NCBI BLink).) encodes MDSKSFLLLLLLFCFLFLHDASDLTQAHAHVQGLSNRKMMMMKMESEWVGANGEAEKAKTKGLGLHEELRTVPSGPDPLHHHVNPPRQPRNNFQLP; translated from the exons ATGGATTCGAAGAGTTTTctgctactactactactcttCTGCTTCTTGTTCCTTCATGATGCTTCTG ATCTCACTCAAGCTCATGCTCACGTTCAAGGACTTTCCAACCGCAAG atgatgatgatgaaaatggaAAGTGAATGGGTTGGAGCAAATGGAGAAGCAGAGAAGGCAAAGACGAAGGGTTTAGGACTACATGAAGAGTTAAGGACTGTTCCTTCGGGACCTGACCCGTTGCACCATCATGTGAACCCACCAAGACAGCCAAGAAACAACTTTCAGCTCCCTTGA
- the CLV3 gene encoding CLAVATA3 (CLAVATA3 (CLV3); Has 35333 Blast hits to 34131 proteins in 2444 species: Archae - 798; Bacteria - 22429; Metazoa - 974; Fungi - 991; Plants - 531; Viruses - 0; Other Eukaryotes - 9610 (source: NCBI BLink).): MSGPVQQLFHCFSCHEKYLYILLWCAKHSKMLFNWQMMMMKMESEWVGANGEAEKAKTKGLGLHEELRTVPSGPDPLHHHVNPPRQPRNNFQLP; encoded by the coding sequence ATGTCCGGTCCAGTTCAACAACTGTTTCATTGCTTTAGTTGTCACgagaaatatttgtatatattattatggTGTGCAAAACATAGTAAAATGTTGTTCAATTggcagatgatgatgatgaaaatggaAAGTGAATGGGTTGGAGCAAATGGAGAAGCAGAGAAGGCAAAGACGAAGGGTTTAGGACTACATGAAGAGTTAAGGACTGTTCCTTCGGGACCTGACCCGTTGCACCATCATGTGAACCCACCAAGACAGCCAAGAAACAACTTTCAGCTCCCTTGA
- a CDS encoding Late embryogenesis abundant (LEA) hydroxyproline-rich glycoprotein family (Late embryogenesis abundant (LEA) hydroxyproline-rich glycoprotein family; CONTAINS InterPro DOMAIN/s: Late embryogenesis abundant protein, group 2 (InterPro:IPR004864); BEST Arabidopsis thaliana protein match is: hydroxyproline-rich glycoprotein family protein (TAIR:AT3G52460.1); Has 868 Blast hits to 868 proteins in 31 species: Archae - 2; Bacteria - 0; Metazoa - 2; Fungi - 0; Plants - 862; Viruses - 0; Other Eukaryotes - 2 (source: NCBI BLink).): MQDPSRPATGYPYPYPYPNPQQQQPPTNGYPNPAAGTAYPYQNHNPYYAPQPNPRAVIIRRLFIVFTTFLLLLGLILFIFFLIVRPQLPDVNLNSLSVSNFNVSNNQVSGKWDLQLQFRNPNSKMSLHYETALCAMYYNRVSLSETRLQPFDQGKKDQTVVNATLSVSGTYVDGRLVDSIGKERSVKGNVEFDLRMISYVTFRYGAFRRRRYVTVYCDDVAVGVPVSSGEGKMVGSSKRCKTY, translated from the coding sequence ATGCAAGATCCATCACGACCCGCTACAGGTTACCCATACCCATACCCATACCCGaatccacaacaacaacaaccacccACCAACGGGTACCCAAACCCCGCCGCCGGAACCGCTTACCCCTACCAAAACCACAACCCATACTACGCGCCACAACCAAACCCACGCGCCGTCATAATCCGCCGtctcttcatcgtcttcacAACATTCCTCCTACTCCTAGGTCTaatcctcttcatcttcttcctaaTCGTTCGTCCTCAACTACCAGACGTTAACCTAAACTCACTCTCCGTCTCCAATTTCAATGTCTCCAACAATCAAGTCTCTGGTAAATGGGATCTTCAACTCCAatttcgaaaccctaattcaaaGATGTCACTTCACTACGAGACTGCTCTTTGCGCTATGTATTACAATCGTGTCTCTCTATCCGAGACTAGGTTACAACCGTTTGATCAAGGGAAGAAAGATCAAACGGTGGTTAATGCgactctctctgtttctggTACTTATGTTGATGGACGTTTGGTTGATTCTATTGGTAAAGAGAGAAGTGTTAAAGGAaatgttgagtttgatttgaGGATGATTTCTTATGTTACGTTTCGATACGGTGCGTTTCGGAGGAGGAGATATGTTACTGTGTATTGTGATGATGTTGCTGTTGGTGTTCCGGTGAGTAGTGGTGAAGGGAAGATGGTTGGTTCGTCTAAGAGATGCAAAACTTATTGA
- a CDS encoding uncharacterized protein (BEST Arabidopsis thaliana protein match is: Late embryogenesis abundant (LEA) hydroxyproline-rich glycoprotein family (TAIR:AT4G01410.1); Has 250 Blast hits to 250 proteins in 11 species: Archae - 0; Bacteria - 0; Metazoa - 0; Fungi - 0; Plants - 250; Viruses - 0; Other Eukaryotes - 0 (source: NCBI BLink).) encodes MQKKDEATMKKNGPTTKREEPTKKKTEAKEEGAAASKHSRVVYSDKSRCLSKNGKTIIYFGVPAALILLIICVFAFNYIAIQPRVPRFMLEDLYVDPLSNTSVIVKLSSTNPSYKSSVYYRKISLHVLVGEKFETESVFLQSRRQEPRTVRLWTAVIANNNDNGKPTGAFLVRHGMYYGHVIADIVFQWKSGIFSFKEFGLHVRCPVLLRLEDLSSATIRAGSTCSQHFHL; translated from the exons ATGCAGAAGAAGGACGAAGcaacgatgaagaagaatggaCCAACGACGAAGAGGGAAGAaccaacgaagaagaagacagaagCCAAAGAAGAAGGCGCGGCGGCGTCAAAACATAGTCGCGTTGTTTATTCAGACAAGTCTCGTTGTTTAagcaaaaatggaaaaacaatCATCTACTTCGGCGTGCCCGCGGCTTTAATTTTACTCATAATCTGTGTCTTTGCCTTCAACTACATAGCAATCCAACCGCGAGTTCCACGGTTCATGCTCGAGGATCTCTACGTTGATCCCCTCTCAAACACAAGTGTAATT GTGAAACTGTCATCGACCAACCCAAGCTACAAGTCAAGTGTTTACTACAGAAAAATAAGTCTACACGTCCTAGTCGGAGAAAAATTCGAGACAGAGAGTGTTTTTTTGCAAAGCAGGCGTCAGGAGCCTCGTACAGTTAGGCTTTGGACAGCGGTCATAGCAAACAATAACGACAACGGTAAGCCGACCGGGGCTTTTCTTGTGAGACACGGTATGTACTACGGTCACGTTATAGCCGATATAGTGTTCCAATGGAAGAGTGGGATCTTCTCGTTCAAAGAGTTCGGTTTGCACGTAAGATGTCCGGTTCTGCTCAGATTGGAAGATTTAAGCTCCGCAACTATCAGAGCAGGGTCCACTTGTTCTCAACACTTCCATCTTTAA
- a CDS encoding coiled-coil protein (DUF2040) (Coiled-coil domain-containing protein 55 (DUF2040); CONTAINS InterPro DOMAIN/s: Protein of unknown function DUF2040, coiled-coil (InterPro:IPR018612); BEST Arabidopsis thaliana protein match is: Coiled-coil domain-containing protein 55 (DUF2040) (TAIR:AT2G27285.1); Has 17369 Blast hits to 12141 proteins in 914 species: Archae - 89; Bacteria - 1500; Metazoa - 7358; Fungi - 1475; Plants - 656; Viruses - 55; Other Eukaryotes - 6236 (source: NCBI BLink).) yields the protein MEEARLSTLPFSASFNPSNPLGFLENVLDFIGKESNFLRKDTAEKEITDAVTTAKERLRETEKKTESMDVEKVRPSTLPFNASFDPSDPLGFLEKVFEFVGKKSNFLVKDKAVNAIITAVTDAKERLKEEEKESVKQATVKIKKYGLQIRAPSQKKQSSSRPLLRTASIFGEDDEENDVEKEISRQASKTKSLKKIEKQHKKAIEEDPSAFAYDEVYDDIKHEAALPRMQDREEHKSRYIQHIMKQAERREKEHEIVYERKLAKERAKDEHLYSDKEKFVTGPFKRKLEEQKKWLEEERLRELREERDDVTKKNDLSEFYINIGKNVAFGARDIEAREAGRLKELRKVDRLEELRKEETRKEKKRKSPEKEVSPDSGDFGLSSKKSVKPQDASIKEEAKETQKATREDAIATAKERFLSRKKAKIEK from the exons ATGGAGGAGGCGAGACTCTCGACGTTACCTTTTAGTGCAAGTTTTAATCCTTCAAACCCATTAGGGTTTTTAGAGAATGTCCTTGACTTTATTGGGAAAGAGAGTAACTTTCTGAGGAAAGACACGGCTGAGAAAGAGATCACCGATGCTGTTACTACCGCAAAGGAGAGGTTGAGGgaaacggagaagaagacggagTCCATGGATGTGGAGAAGGTTAGACCCTCGACATTGCCGTTTAATGCAAGTTTTGATCCTTCAGATCCATTAGGGTTCTTGGAGAAAGTCTTTGAATTTGTTGGGAAGAAGAGCAATTTTCTAGTGAAAGACAAGGCTGTGAATGCGATCATCACTGCTGTTACGGACGCCAAGGAGAGGTTGAaggaagaggagaaggagagtgtAAAGCAAGCAACAGTAAAGATTAAGAAGTACGGACTGCAAATTAGGGCTCCGTCACAGAAAAAGCAATCATCATCTCGACCTCTACTTCGGACTGCTTCAATATTTggtgaggatgatgaagaaaacgaTGTGGAGAAGGAGATTTCTCGACAAGCTTCAAAGACCAAGTCTCTTAAAAAG ATTGAGAAGCAGCATAAGAAAGCTATAGAGGAGGATCCTTCTGCTTTTGCATACGATGAAGTTTATGATGACATTAAACATGAAGCGGCTCTTCCACGAATGCAAGATCGTGAAGAGCACAAG TCAAGATATATACAGCATATTATGAAACAAGCAGAAcgtagagagaaagaacatGAGATAGTTTATGAGAGAAAGCTTGCGAAAGAAAGAGCGAAAGACGAACATCTTTATTCGGATAAAGAAAAGTTTGTAACTGGTCcctttaaaagaaaactagaggaacaaaagaaatggCTGGAGGAAGAAAGATTGCGTGAACTTCGAGAGGAAAGAGATGAT GTTACAAAGAAGAACGACTTGAGTGAATTCTACATCAACATTGGAAAAAATGTGGCATTTGGAGCTCGAGATATCGAAGCTAGAGAGGCAGGGAGGCTCAAGGAGCTGAGAAAGGTAGATAGGCTTGAGGAgctgagaaaagaagagacaaggaaagagaagaaaagaaaatcaccGGAGAAGGAAGTGTCCCCTGACTCAGGAGATTTTGGATTAAGTAGTAAAAAAAGCGTCAAACCGCAAGACGCATCAATCAAAgaggaagcaaaagaaacGCAGAAAGCCACTAGAGAGGATGCGATAGCGACTGCAAAAGAACGGTTTCTATCCCGTAAGAAGGCAAAGATAGAAAAGTAG
- a CDS encoding nuclear speckle splicing regulatory-like protein (DUF2040) (Coiled-coil domain-containing protein 55 (DUF2040); EXPRESSED IN: 25 plant structures; EXPRESSED DURING: 15 growth stages; CONTAINS InterPro DOMAIN/s: Protein of unknown function DUF2040, coiled-coil (InterPro:IPR018612); BEST Arabidopsis thaliana protein match is: Coiled-coil domain-containing protein 55 (DUF2040) (TAIR:AT2G27280.1); Has 40028 Blast hits to 25465 proteins in 1773 species: Archae - 338; Bacteria - 5536; Metazoa - 16890; Fungi - 2992; Plants - 1451; Viruses - 173; Other Eukaryotes - 12648 (source: NCBI BLink).), whose amino-acid sequence MKKYGLQIRAPSQKKQSSSRPPLRPASIFDEEEDHDVEKEISRQATKTKAHKEIEEQHKKALEEDPSAFSYDEVYDDMKQKAVLPRMQDREERKPRYIQNLMKQAERREKEHEIVYERKLAKEREKDEHLFSDKEKFVTGAYKRKLEEQKKWLAEERLRELREERDDVTKKKDLSDFYFNIGKNVAFGAREVEAKEAEKLEEQRKAEKLEEQRKAEKLEELRKEVTRVEKKRKSPEKEVSPDSGEFGSSRSKSLEPLEAEQAVSEKEMGSDGTEERKSSIKEAAKEVPKAINDQKRREDAIAAAKERFLARKKAKIEEYVQLG is encoded by the exons ATGAAGAAGTACGGATTGCAAATCAGAGCTCCTTCCCAGAAAAAACAATCATCATCTCGACCTCCACTTCGACCCGCTTCaatatttgatgaagaagaagatcacgACGTCGAGAAGGAGATTTCTCGTCAAGCAACAAAGACCAAAGCTCATAAAGAA ATTGAGGAGCAGCATAAGAAAGCCTTAGAGGAGGATCCTTCTGCTTTTTCATATGATGAAGTTTATGATGATATGAAACAGAAAGCTGTTCTTCCTCGAATGCAAGATCGTGAAGAACGCAAG CCAAGGTATATACAGAATTTGATGAAACAGGCAGAAcgtagagagaaagaacatGAGATAGTTTATGAGAGAAAGCTTGCgaaagagagggagaaagaCGAACATCTTTTTTCGGataaagaaaagtttgttACTGGCGCTTATAAAAGGAAACTTgaggaacaaaagaaatggCTGGCAGAAGAAAGATTGCGTGAACTTCGTGAGGAAAGAGATGAT GTTactaagaagaaagatttgagTGATTTCTACTTCAACATTGGAAAAAATGTCGCTTTTGGAGCTCGAGAAGTCGAAGCTAAAGAGGCAGAGAAGCTCGAGGAACAAAGAAAGGCAGAGAAGCTCGAGGAACAAAGAAAGGCAGAGAAGCTCGAGGAGCTGAGAAAAGAAGTAACAAGGGTAGAGAAGAAACGAAAATCACCGGAGAAGGAAGTATCTCCTGACTCGGGAGAATTTGGATCAAGTCGTAGCAAAAGTTTGGAGCCACTAGAAGCAGAGCAAGCAGTTTCTGAAAAGGAGATGGGTTCAGATGGCACTGAAGAGAGAAAGTCATCAATCAAAGAGGCAGCAAAAGAAGTGCCGAAAGCCATTAACGAccagaagagaagagaggatgCGATCGCTGCCGCTAAAGAGAGGTTCCTGGCCCGTAAGAAGGCAAAAATTGAAGAGTATGTGCAACTTGGCTGA
- a CDS encoding FAM210B-like protein, putative (DUF1279) (Protein of unknown function (DUF1279); FUNCTIONS IN: molecular_function unknown; INVOLVED IN: biological_process unknown; LOCATED IN: chloroplast thylakoid membrane, chloroplast; EXPRESSED IN: 22 plant structures; EXPRESSED DURING: 13 growth stages; CONTAINS InterPro DOMAIN/s: Protein of unknown function DUF1279 (InterPro:IPR009688); Has 214 Blast hits to 212 proteins in 70 species: Archae - 0; Bacteria - 0; Metazoa - 123; Fungi - 0; Plants - 72; Viruses - 0; Other Eukaryotes - 19 (source: NCBI BLink).): MAMMLLQIPPSSSLLNTRNLQIRFFHSSVSASSKKFRCRAVREKAEDIDKNISPPSSSPPPPSAEEVTKKYGLEVGLWKILSSKDDEGSDGDNKKKKSKTDEAKELLAKYGGAYLATSITLSLISFSLCYVLVTSGVDVQALLLKVGISTNETGEKVGAFALAYAAHKAASPIRFPPTVALTPIVANWIGKKVDKEKDDDK, from the exons atggcgATGATGCTTCTGCAAATTCCTCCTTCGTCTTCCTTGTTGAACACCAGAAACCTTCAAATCCGATTCTTCCACTCTTCAGTTTCAGCTTCCTCGAAGAAATTCAGATGCAGAGCCGTCCGTGAGAAGGCGGAGGACATTGATAAGAACATTTCGCCgccgtcttcttctcctcctcctccttccgCCGAAGAAGTTACCAAGAAATATGGCCTTGAAGTTGGTCTATGGAAG ATATTAAGCTCTAAGGATGATGAAGGAAGTGATGGAgacaataagaagaagaaatcaaaaacagatGAGGCTAAAGAGTTACTTGCAAAGTATGGTGGTGCTTATCTCGCTACATCTAttactctttctctcattTCCTTCTCACTCTGCTATGTCCTTGTGACTTCCGGTGTTGATGttcaagctcttcttctaAAG gTTGGGATTTCGACGAATGAGACAGGAGAGAAAGTAGGAGCCTTTGCTTTGGCTTACGCAGCGCATAAAGCTGCATCTCCGATAAGGTTTCCGCCTACAGTGGCTTTGACTCCTATTGTAGCCAATTGGATTGGGAAGAAAGTGGACAAGGAGAAGGATGATGACAAGTAG